A window of Strix aluco isolate bStrAlu1 chromosome 2, bStrAlu1.hap1, whole genome shotgun sequence contains these coding sequences:
- the CHD4 gene encoding chromodomain-helicase-DNA-binding protein 4 isoform X5 → MASGIGSPSPCSAGSDDDEMEILLNNAIPQHPEPEEEPEEELLSEAETPKIKKKKKPKKLKEPKVPKLSKRQKKELGDSSGEGNEFVEEEEEVLRSDSEGSDYTPGKKKKKKLGPKKEKKNKAKRKEEEEEEEEDDDSKEPKSSAQLLEDWGMEDIDHIFTEEDYRTLTNYKAFSQFVRPLIAAKNPKIAVSKMMMVLGAKWREFSTNNPFKGSSGASVAAAAAAAVAVVESMVTNVDAVLPQPPVDVPLRKAKTKEGKGPNARRKPKASPRIPDIKKPKTKKVAPLKIKLGGFGSKRKRSSSEDDDLDVESDFDDASINSYSVSDGSTSRSSRSRKKLKAGKKKKKGEEDSTVAVDGYETDHQDYCEVCQQGGEIILCDTCPRAYHMVCLDPDMEKAPEGKWSCPHCEKEGIQWEAKEDNSEGEEILEDVVGDAEEEDDHHMEFCRVCKDGGELLCCDACPSSYHIHCLNPPLPEIPNGEWLCPRCTCPALKGKVQKILIWKWGQPPVGPPPPRPPDADPNAPPPKPLEGRPERQFFVKWQGMSYWHCSWVSELQLELHCQVMFRNYQRKNDMDEPPSGDFGGEEEKSRKRKNKDPKYAEMEERFYRYGIKPEWMMIHRILNHSVDKKGNVHYLIKWRDLPYDQASWESEDVDIQDYDLYKQAYWNHRELMRGEEGRPGKKLKKVKMRKLERPPETPTVDPTVKYDRQPEYLDVTGGTLHPYQLEGLNWLRFSWAQGTDTILADEMGLGKTVQTAVFLYSLYKEGHSKGPFLVSAPLSTIINWEREFEMWAPDMYVVTYVGDKDSRAIIRENEFTFEDNAIRGGKKASRMKKEAAVKFHVLLTSYELITIDMAILGSIDWACLIVDEAHRLKNNQSKFFRVLNGYSLQHKLLLTGTPLQNNLEELFHLLNFLTPERFHNLEGFLEEFADIAKEDQIKKLHDMLGPHMLRRLKADVFKNMPSKTELIVRVELSPMQKKYYKYILTRNFEALNARGGGNQVSLLNVVMDLKKCCNHPYLFPVAAMEAPKMPNGMYDGSALIRASGKLLLLQKMLKNLKEGGHRVLIFSQMTKMLDLLEDFLEHEGYKYERIDGGITGNMRQEAIDRFNAPGAQQFCFLLSTRAGGLGINLATADTVIIYDSDWNPHNDIQAFSRAHRIGQNKKVMIYRFVTRASVEERITQVAKKKMMLTHLVVRPGLGSKTGSMSKQELDDILKFGTEELFKDEATEGGDNKEGEDSSVIHYDDKAIERLLDRNQDETEDTELQGMNEYLSSFKVAQYVVREEEMGEEEEVEREIIKQEESVDPDYWEKLLRHHYEQQQEDLARNLGKGKRIRKQVNYNDGSQEDRGSRAVFLSDWQDDQSDNQSDYSVASEEGDEDFDERSEAARRPSRKGLRNDKDKPLPPLLARVGGNIEVLGFNARQRKAFLNAIMRYGMPPQDAFTTQWLVRDLRGKSEKEFKAYVSLFMRHLCEPGADGAETFADGVPREGLSRQHVLTRIGVMSLIRKKVQEFEHVNGRWSMPELAEIEENKKLSQPSSPSPKTPTPSTPGDTQPNTPAPVPPPEEGVKVEEGASAKEQGEPSEPEKELSAAATETEVPMECAQPVETPPQEAKSPVNPTEADEKKVEEPEVKERPDEPMEVESKADVEKVEDRAPVENPPEPPIITLDEKDEKKEDDKRDVVMLQNGEMLKESVDERHKKAVKQRFMFNIADGGFTELHSLWQNEERAATVTKKTYEIWHRRHDYWLLAGIINHGYARWQDIQNDPRYAILNEPFKGEMNRGNFLEIKNKFLARRFKLLEQALVIEEQLRRAAYLNMSEDPSHPSMALNTRFAEVECLAESHQHLSKESMAGNKPANAVLHKVLKQLEELLSDMKADVTRLPATIARIPPVAVRLQMSERNILSRLANRSSEPPPPPPPQQVAQQQ, encoded by the exons ATGGCATCGGGCATTGGATCTCCGTCACCGTGCTCAGCGGGCAGCGATGATGATGAGATGGAGATCCTGTTGAACAACGCTATCCCCCAGCATCCAG AGCCTGAAGAAGAGCCAGAAGAAGAGCTTCTGTCAGAGGCAGAGACACCCAAAatcaagaagaagaagaagcccAAGAAACTAAAGGAACCCAAAGTGCCCAAGCTCAGCAAGCGTCAGAAGAAGGAG ctggggGACAGCTCTGGTGAGGGGAATGAGTttgtggaggaagaagaggaggttcTGCGCTCTGACAGTGAGGGCAGTGACTACActcctgggaagaagaaaaagaagaaattagggcccaagaaggaaaagaaaaacaaagccaagcggaaggaggaggaggaagaagaggaagaagatgatgACTCAAAG GAGCCGAAGTCATCTGCTCAGCTCCTGGAAGATTGGGGCATGGAGGATATTGATCATATTTTCACAGAGGAGGATTACCGCACTCTCACCAACTACAAAGCTTTCAGCCAGTTTGTCAG GCCACTTATTGCAGCCAAGAACCCTAAAATAGCAGTGTCGAAGATGATGATGGTGCTGGGAGCTAAATGGAGGGAGTTTAGCACAAACAACCCCTTCAAGGGAAGTTCAGGTGCAtctgtggcagctgctgctgctgcggctgtTGCAGTAGTGGAGAGTATGGTGACAAATGTGGATGCTGTCCTGCCACAGCCCCCTGTAGATGTGCCACTCAGGAAAGCCAAGACAAAGGAGGGCAAAG GACCCAATGCCCGGCGGAAGCCAAAGGCCAGTCCTCGTATTCCTGATATCAAGAAACCTAAAACAAAGAAGGTGGCACCTTTGAAAATCAAACTGGGAGGATTTGGTTCCAAGCGTAAAAGATCATCA AGTGAAGATGATGATCTGGATGTGGAGTCAGACTTTGATGATGCCAGCATCAACAGCTACTCTGTTTCAGATGGATCTACAAGCCGTAGTAGCCGCAGTCGCAAAAAACTcaaagctgggaaaaagaaaaagaaag GTGAGGAGGACTCCACAGTGGCTGTGGATGGCTATGAGACTGATCACCAGGACTACTGTGAGGTgtgccagcagggaggagaaattATACTGTGTGATACCTGCCCTCGTGCCTACCACATGGTTTGCCTGGACCCAGACATGGAGAAAGCCCCAGAAGGCAAATGGAGCTGCCCGCACTGT GAAAAAGAGGGCATCCAGTGGGAGGCAAAGGAGGATAACTCTGAAGGGGAGGAAATCCTGGAGGATGTTGTGGgggatgctgaggaggaggatgaccACCATATGGAGTTCTGTAGAGTCTGCAAGGATGGAggagagctgctgtgctgtgatgCTTGTCCTTCGTCCTATCACATCCACTGTCTGAATCCCCCGTTGCCAGAGATTCCCAACGGAGAGTGGCTGTGTCCTCGCTGCACT TGCCCAGCTTTGAAAGGAAAAGTGCAGAAGATCTTGATCTGGAAATGGGGTCAGCCCCCAGTTGGCCCCCCACCACCACGTCCACCCGATGCAGACCCTAATGCACCTCCCCCTAAGCCCCTAGAGGGTCGGCCTGAAAGGCAGTTCTTTGTCAAATGGCAGGGCATGTCCTACTGGCACTGCTCTTGGGTGTCAGAGTTGCAG CTGGAGCTGCACTGTCAGGTCATGTTTCGTAACTACCAACGCAAAAACGATATGGATGAGCCACCCTCAGGAGACtttggaggggaagaggagaaaagccgaaagagaaaaaacaaggaCCCCAAATACGCTGAAATGGAGGAGCGCTTCTATCGATACGGGATCAAGCCTGAGTGGATGATGATCCACAGGATCCTTAATCATAG TGTGGATAAGAAGGGGAATGTCCACTATTTGATTAAATGGAGAGATCTACCCTATGACCAGGCATCTTGGGAAAGTGAAGATGTGGATATCCAAGATTATGACCTCTACAAGCAAGCCTACTGGAATCACAG GGAACTGATGAGAGGTGAAGAGGGCAGGCCTGGTAAGAAGTTAAAGAAAGTGAAGATGCGGAAACTGGAAAGGCCCCCTGAGACTCCCACAGTGGAT CCGACAGTGAAGTATGACCGGCAACCGGAGTACCTCGATGTGACGGGGGGAACCTTGCATCCCTACCAACTGGAAGGATTGAACTGGCTGCGCTTCTCCTGGGCCCAGGGCACAGATACAATCTTGGCTGATGAAATGGGTCTGGGAAAGACTGTGCAGACAGCTGTGTTCCTATACTCCTTATACAAAGAG GGCCACTCAAAGGGTCCCTTCTTGGTGAGTGCCCCACTGTCCACAATCATCAACTGGGAACGAGAATTTGAGATGTGGGCCCCAGATATGTATGTGGTGACCTATGTCGGAGACAAAGACAGTCGGGCCATCATCCGTGAGAATGAGTTCACTTTCGAGGATAATGCCATACGTGGAGGCAAAAAAGCATCCAGAATGAAG aagGAGGCTGCTGTGAAGTTCCATGTGCTGCTTACCTCCTACGAACTGATCACAATCGATATGGCCATACTGGGCTCTATTGACTGGGCCTGTCTCATTGTGGATGAAGCTCACAGACTGAAGAACAATCAGTCTAAG TTCTTCCGTGTGCTGAATGGTTACTCCCTCCAGCACAAGCTGCTGCTTACAGGAACTCCCCTGCAGAACAACCTGGAAGAACTGTTCCACCTGCTGAACTTCCTGACGCCAGAGAGATTCCA TAACTTGGAGGGCTTCCTAGAAGAGTTTGCAGATATTGCCAAGGAAGATCAGATCAAGAAGCTGCATGACATGCTGGGCCCACACATGCTGAGGCGTCTCAAAGCTGATGTTTTCAAGAATATGCCATCTAAGACTGAACTCATTGTCAGAGTGGAGTTGAGCCCCATGCAGAA gaaatattataaatacattttgaCAAGAAACTTTGAGGCACTGAATGCACGGGGTGGTGGTAACCAAGTCTCCTTGCTCAATGTTGTTATGGATCTGAAGAAGTGCTGTAACCACCCCTACCTCTTTCCTGTGGCTGCTATG gaagCTCCAAAAATGCCAAATGGCATGTATGATGGTAGTGCTCTTATTCGAGCCTCTGGAAAGCTGTTGCTGCTCCAGAAGATGTTAAAGAACCTTAAGGAAGGAGGTCACAGGGTGCTTATATTCTCTCAG ATGACTAAAATGTTGGACCTTCTAGAAGACTTCTTGGAGCACGAAGGGTACAAATATGAGCGGATCGATGGAGGAATCACAGGCAACATGCGTCAGGAGGCTATTGATCGCTTCAATG CTCCTGGTGCGCAGCAGTTCTGCTTTCTGCTTTCAACACGAGCTGGGGGTCTTGGTATTAACTTGGCCACAGCAGATACTGTGATTATCTATGATTCAGACTGGAACCCCCACAACGATATCCAG GCCTTCAGTCGTGCACACAGAATTGGACAGAACAAGAAAGTGATGATATACCGCTTTGTGACAAGGGCCTCAGTGGAGGAGCGTATcactcaggtggccaagaagaaaATGATGCTAACTCATCTGGTAGTGAGACCAGGGTTGGGCTCCAAGACAGGCTCCATGTCCAAACAGGAACTTGATGACATTCTCAAATTTGGCACTGAAGAGCTCTTCAAGGATGAGGCTACTGAGGGGG GGGATAACAAAGAAGGTGAGGACAGCAGTGTCATCCACTACGATGACAAAGCCATTGAGCGTCTTTTGGATCGGAACCAGGATGAGACAGAAGATACAGAACTGCAGGGCATGAATGAGTATCTCAGCTCCTTCAAGGTAGCCCAGTATGTGGTTCGTGAAGAGGAGATGGGG gaggaagaggaggttgAACGGGAGATCATTAAGCAGGAGGAGTCAGTGGATCCTGATTACTGGGAGAAACTGCTGCGTCACCATTATGAACAGCAACAGGAGGATCTGGCCAGGAATCTGGGCAAGGGCAAACGTATTCGCAAGCAAGTTAACTACAATGATGGCTCGCAGGAGGATAGAG GCTCAcgtgctgtttttctttcagactggCAGGATGACCAGTCAGATAATCAGTCAGACTATTCAGTTGCTTCTGAAGAAGGAGACGAGGACTTTGATGAAAGGTCTGAAG CAGCTCGTCGGCCTAGCCGCAAAGGCTTGAGAAATGATAAGGATAAGCCTCTGCCTCCCTTACTTGCCCGTGTGGGAGGGAACATTGAG GTCTTGGGCTTCAATGCCCGCCAGCGGAAAGCCTTCCTCAATGCTATCATGCGCTATGGAATGCCACCTCAGGATGCCTTCACCACTCAGTGGCTTGTTCGGGACCTCCGTGGCAAGTCAGAGAAAGAGTTCAA GGCGTACGTCTCGCTGTTCATGCGCCATTTATGTGAACCTGGAGCTGATGGTGCAGAGACCTTTGCAGATGGGGTCCCACGGGAAGGTCTTTCTCGACAGCATGTCCTGACTCGCATTGGGGTCATGTCACTTATACGCAAAAAG GTGCAGGAATTTGAGCATGTGAATGGCCGTTGGAGTATGCCAGAACTGGCAGAGATAGAGGAGAACAAGAAACTCTCGCAGCCAAGCTCACCCTCTCCCAAAACTCCAACTCCTTCGACACCGGGGGATACGCAGCCAAATACGCCTGCCCCTGTGCCTCCACCTG AAGAAGGAGTAAAAGTAGAAGAAGGAGCTAGTGCTAAAGAGCAAGGAGAGCCATCTGAACCAGAGAAGGAGCTCAGTGCTGCTGCTACTGAAACAGAAGTCCCTATGGAG tgtgcccagcctGTGGAGACACCGCCACAGGAAGCAAAATCCCCGGTGAACCCCacagaagcagatgaaaaaaaagtagaggaacCAGAGGTGAAGGAAAGACCAGATGAGCCAATGGAAGTAGAAAGCAAAG CTGACGTGGAGAAAGTGGAAGACAGGGCGCCTGTTGAGAATCCCCCTGAACCTCCTATAATCACTCTGGATGAGAAAG ATGAGAAAAAGGAGGATGATAAGAGAGATGTGGTGATGCTGCAGAATGGAGAGATGCTGAAAGAGTCGGTGGATGAAAGGCACAAGAAGGCAGTAAAGCAGCGCTTCATGTTCAACATAGCAGATGGTGGCTTCACTG AACTACACTCCCTGTGGCAGAATGAAGAGCGGGCTGCAACTGTCACAAAGAAGACCTATGAGATCTGGCATCGGCGTCATGACTACTGGCTCCTTGCTGGGATTATCAA TCATGGCTATGCCCGTTGGCAGGATATTCAGAATGATCCCCGTTACGCCATCCTCAATGAACCCTTCAAGGGTGAGATGAACAGGGGTAACTTCCTGGAAATAAAGAATAAGTTCTTGGCAAGGAGATTTAAG CTCCTGGAGCAAGCACTGGTGATTGAGGAGCAGTTGCGGCGAGCTGCTTATCTGAACATGTCAGAAGACCCATCTCATCCATCTATGGCTCTGAACACACGTTTCGCAGAGGTGGAATGCCTGGCTGAGAGCCACCAGCACCTATCCAAGGAGTCAATGGCTGGGAATAAACCAGCCAATGCTGTGCTGCACAAAG TTctgaagcagctggaggagcttttGAGTGACATGAAGGCAGACGTGACTCGTTTGCCCGCCACCATTGCCCGCATCCCCCCCGTGGCCGTGCGTCTCCAGATGTCCGAGCGCAACATCCTCAGCCGGCTGGCCAACCGCAGCAGCGagccccccccgccaccccctccccaacAA GTGGCCCAGCAGCAGTGA